One genomic window of Methanosphaera cuniculi includes the following:
- a CDS encoding universal stress protein: MYKKILLPTDGSRNSEKAIVHAATIATDEDAEIVVLNVVDSVYLSGLPEEELITDTEIVLERESKKVTQRVKDIIVEYEEEHGFDPEKLKIKTLTMEGNAADVILKVSEIKEIDMIVMASSGKHMIDRFLLGSVTEKIVRHSKVPVLVIPNNYEIKKDENN, encoded by the coding sequence ATGTATAAAAAAATATTACTACCAACAGATGGTTCAAGAAATTCAGAAAAAGCAATAGTTCACGCAGCAACAATAGCAACAGATGAAGATGCAGAGATAGTTGTACTTAATGTAGTAGATAGTGTTTACCTTTCAGGTCTTCCTGAAGAAGAACTTATAACAGATACAGAAATTGTACTTGAACGTGAAAGTAAAAAAGTAACACAACGTGTAAAAGATATCATCGTAGAATATGAAGAAGAACATGGATTTGATCCTGAAAAACTTAAAATAAAAACTCTTACAATGGAAGGAAATGCAGCAGATGTTATCTTAAAAGTATCAGAAATAAAAGAAATTGACATGATTGTAATGGCAAGTAGTGGAAAACACATGATAGACAGATTCCTACTAGGATCAGTTACAGAAAAAATAGTAAGACACTCAAAAGTACCAGTACTTGTAATACCAAACAATTATGAAATAAAAAAAGATGAAAATAACTAG
- a CDS encoding class I SAM-dependent DNA methyltransferase: MDENMRGDLGSYYTSEENILKVINPLFMDNLREEYNQALKKSSKKDKKYYLEKLLEKMGNLKFFDPACGSGNFLIVTYRELRLLEYKILEKIRSLESNIKKWKDKQTILIPGSITKIKIENFYGIEIDEFSSKIAQVSMWFIEHQMNLKYESLDLHEDNLPLKQYVNIKNENSLRMDWKEVVQPDNNVYIIGNPPFGGKQNQNKEQKEDMKLVFKGFKNIGTLDYVTAWYKKALDYMKGTKIESAFVSTNSICQGEQVPNLWIQLRKKYDDFYINFAHQTFRWKNEAKKNASVFCVIIGFSFNERNKKFLYTYEKPTSLPEKHEVSQINSYLLDMDEIVPEPKKYKPICDVPKIEAGSMPNDGGNLIIKNEKEKNKLIKEDSRIEKYIHRLATSEKYIKGEVQYCLWFKDDLNSDLSDVLKISVIKERIENVKNKRLKSTRKKTRQLAEYPQLFGEIRLPENKDDESYIFFPATTTENREYIPLDLIDQEVITNNSAFIISSSSKYLFGILSSKINMIWIKFIGGKLGDNFRYSTTLYNDFPFPDVSCEDKVKVVECVQEILDIRKESKKTLFDLYDPETMPLELKKAHKKLDKEVEKLYKSESFYEKGVFTNEESTLKFLLKLYEYKKNNN; this comes from the coding sequence ATGGATGAAAATATGAGAGGAGATCTAGGATCTTACTATACAAGTGAAGAAAATATATTAAAAGTTATAAATCCTTTATTTATGGATAATCTTAGAGAAGAATACAATCAAGCACTGAAAAAATCTTCAAAAAAAGATAAAAAATATTATTTAGAAAAGTTACTAGAAAAAATGGGTAATTTAAAATTCTTTGATCCTGCATGTGGATCTGGAAACTTTCTTATTGTAACTTATCGAGAATTAAGATTATTGGAATATAAAATTTTGGAAAAAATTAGATCACTTGAAAGTAATATTAAAAAATGGAAAGATAAGCAAACTATTCTAATACCAGGTTCAATTACGAAAATTAAGATTGAGAATTTTTATGGAATAGAAATAGATGAATTTTCATCAAAAATTGCACAAGTATCTATGTGGTTTATTGAACATCAAATGAATTTAAAATATGAATCATTAGACTTACATGAAGATAATCTTCCATTAAAACAATATGTCAATATAAAAAATGAAAATTCATTAAGAATGGATTGGAAAGAGGTTGTACAACCAGATAATAATGTTTATATTATTGGTAACCCACCATTTGGAGGAAAACAAAATCAAAATAAAGAACAAAAAGAAGATATGAAATTAGTCTTTAAAGGATTTAAAAATATTGGGACATTAGATTATGTGACTGCTTGGTATAAAAAAGCACTTGATTATATGAAAGGAACCAAAATAGAATCAGCATTTGTATCAACAAATAGTATATGTCAAGGAGAACAAGTACCTAACTTATGGATACAATTACGGAAAAAATATGATGATTTTTATATAAATTTTGCACATCAAACATTTAGATGGAAAAATGAAGCAAAAAAGAATGCTTCAGTATTTTGTGTTATTATAGGATTTAGTTTTAATGAAAGAAATAAAAAATTTTTATATACATATGAAAAACCTACATCATTACCTGAAAAACATGAAGTATCTCAAATAAATAGTTATTTATTAGATATGGATGAAATAGTTCCAGAGCCTAAAAAATATAAACCTATTTGTGATGTTCCTAAGATAGAGGCTGGAAGTATGCCAAATGATGGTGGAAATTTAATAATTAAGAATGAAAAAGAAAAAAATAAACTTATAAAAGAAGATTCTAGAATTGAAAAATATATACATAGATTAGCAACTTCAGAAAAATATATCAAAGGTGAAGTCCAGTATTGTCTATGGTTTAAAGATGATTTAAATTCAGATCTTTCAGATGTTTTAAAAATATCGGTAATTAAAGAAAGAATTGAAAATGTCAAAAATAAAAGATTAAAAAGTACAAGAAAAAAGACTAGGCAATTAGCTGAATATCCTCAATTATTCGGGGAAATAAGATTACCTGAAAATAAGGATGATGAATCATATATCTTTTTCCCAGCAACAACTACTGAAAATAGAGAATATATTCCACTTGATTTAATAGATCAAGAAGTAATTACAAATAATTCAGCATTTATTATTTCAAGTTCTAGTAAGTATCTTTTTGGAATCTTATCTTCTAAAATAAATATGATTTGGATTAAATTTATTGGCGGAAAATTAGGAGATAATTTTAGATATTCCACTACTTTATATAATGATTTTCCTTTCCCTGATGTATCTTGTGAAGATAAAGTAAAAGTAGTAGAATGTGTTCAAGAAATATTGGATATACGTAAAGAGTCTAAGAAAACATTATTTGATTTATATGATCCTGAAACTATGCCTCTAGAATTAAAAAAGGCTCATAAAAAACTAGATAAGGAAGTAGAAAAGTTATATAAATCTGAATCTTTCTATGAAAAAGGTGTATTTACTAATGAAGAGAGTACTTTAAAATTTTTATTAAAATTATATGAATATAAAAAGAATAATAATTAG
- a CDS encoding type IIL restriction-modification enzyme MmeI: MVNLTLLKEKAKKFAEDQKDTSYEKGETSSFWLDFMKIFDIKNKVLNFEYQIKDGNNQTRYIDVIWKGNFIVEQKTRGRNLDKAFKQALGYSNLLSNEDRVDYIIVCDFNTFRLTNIKTNEDIEFNLEELPDYIENFDFIYNYGEKFHPTQEQLTLKASEVLAKIHDQLVSTNYTEKDLEIFLIRLLFCLYAEDTGIFDEYQFYDYIKLSDKNPYILLIS; the protein is encoded by the coding sequence ATGGTTAATCTAACATTATTAAAGGAAAAAGCTAAGAAATTTGCAGAAGATCAAAAAGATACTTCTTATGAAAAAGGAGAAACAAGTTCATTTTGGTTAGATTTCATGAAAATTTTTGATATTAAAAATAAGGTACTTAATTTTGAATATCAGATAAAAGATGGAAATAATCAAACTAGATATATTGATGTAATTTGGAAAGGTAATTTCATTGTAGAACAAAAAACTAGGGGAAGAAATTTAGATAAGGCTTTTAAACAAGCATTAGGATATTCTAATTTACTATCTAATGAAGATAGAGTGGATTATATTATAGTCTGTGATTTTAATACATTTAGATTAACAAATATTAAAACAAATGAGGATATAGAATTTAATTTAGAGGAACTACCAGATTATATTGAAAATTTTGATTTTATTTATAATTATGGAGAAAAATTTCATCCAACACAAGAACAATTAACATTAAAAGCTTCAGAAGTTCTTGCAAAAATTCATGATCAATTAGTATCAACAAATTATACAGAAAAAGATTTAGAAATCTTCCTAATAAGACTCTTATTTTGTTTATATGCAGAGGATACAGGAATATTTGATGAATACCAATTTTATGATTATATCAAACTTTCAGATAAAAATCCCTATATTTTATTAATTTCCTAA
- a CDS encoding tRNA-dihydrouridine synthase: MNVLGAMAGICDGKFTKKFTNQNVDIITLGGFSCDIPTYEASCMIKDMGRDEFTIKPCNLSNYITDNVKIIHDYNPDWNGKICVNIRGSNSEGFKILKNNTDIDILEINAHCRQKPITDVGSGQNLQYNLDILEDIICEVSSHKNYDTSIKLRANVRGVDILDIIDIINQYPVKYIHIDAMKPGIMCADYEIIEKISENTDKHIIANNSITTYDDYLKMINHKAHSVSVARAALKGDITHIFK, encoded by the coding sequence ATGAATGTTTTAGGAGCTATGGCTGGTATATGTGATGGTAAATTTACAAAAAAATTTACAAATCAGAATGTTGATATTATAACACTTGGTGGATTTAGTTGTGATATACCTACATATGAAGCATCTTGTATGATTAAAGATATGGGACGTGATGAATTTACAATAAAACCATGTAACTTAAGTAATTATATTACTGATAATGTTAAAATTATACATGATTATAACCCAGATTGGAATGGTAAAATATGTGTTAATATACGAGGATCAAATAGTGAAGGATTTAAAATATTAAAAAATAATACAGATATTGATATTTTAGAAATTAATGCTCATTGTAGACAAAAACCAATCACAGATGTTGGTAGTGGACAAAATCTACAATATAACCTTGATATTTTAGAGGATATTATATGTGAAGTTTCAAGTCATAAAAATTATGATACATCAATAAAACTACGTGCAAATGTTAGGGGTGTAGATATACTTGATATAATTGACATAATAAATCAATATCCTGTTAAATATATACACATAGATGCTATGAAACCAGGTATAATGTGTGCTGATTATGAAATAATTGAAAAAATATCAGAAAATACAGATAAACACATCATAGCAAATAACTCCATAACAACATATGATGATTATCTTAAAATGATAAATCATAAAGCTCATAGTGTATCAGTAGCACGAGCTGCACTAAAAGGTGATATAACACACATATTTAAATAA
- a CDS encoding methanogenesis marker 9 domain-containing protein: MAWEDAPAHVCKGGDARGLAFCCPPVKPCPVHNKLAEIGLSPQDFIELKEEFGKKTELGGGPNTCFGSLVWCCKASKPCPLRDSQLQALGISHDRYMDLKKQLADEILAKSNVNTIKYSDEDIAKLAETFNIPQSEAKEALETAGNDLKTAIKNLRLKNL, encoded by the coding sequence ATGGCTTGGGAAGATGCACCTGCACATGTATGTAAAGGAGGAGATGCTAGAGGACTTGCATTTTGCTGTCCACCAGTAAAACCATGCCCTGTACATAATAAACTTGCAGAAATAGGACTTAGTCCACAAGACTTCATAGAATTAAAAGAAGAATTTGGTAAAAAAACAGAACTAGGAGGAGGACCAAATACATGTTTTGGATCACTAGTATGGTGTTGTAAAGCATCAAAACCATGTCCTCTAAGAGATTCACAACTACAAGCACTAGGAATATCACACGATCGGTACATGGATCTTAAAAAACAATTAGCTGATGAAATACTAGCAAAATCTAATGTAAATACAATCAAATATTCAGATGAAGATATAGCAAAACTAGCAGAAACATTTAATATACCACAATCTGAAGCTAAAGAAGCACTTGAAACAGCAGGAAATGACCTTAAAACTGCAATAAAGAATTTAAGACTAAAAAACTTATAA
- a CDS encoding precorrin-2 dehydrogenase/sirohydrochlorin ferrochelatase family protein, with the protein MTLTSLFLDMQDKNVLIVGTGEVGIRRSRRFLDTQANVYIITKHIDPQIKDEFIKKGAKFYDNTHLDSLIKKCDLIVAATNNTQLNDEIAKKAQDKLINCASNIELSNVIVPSTFKIGDVTVSLYTGSKSPLMAKKLRKKIQQTITTKDILNIKLQENIRDTLKKTIPQQQDRKKFMKQITTNSEIQKYLDENNLQKAEEKAHNLLKEYK; encoded by the coding sequence ATGACACTTACATCACTATTTCTAGATATGCAAGATAAAAACGTACTAATCGTTGGAACAGGCGAAGTAGGAATAAGACGAAGTAGAAGATTTCTAGATACACAAGCTAATGTATACATAATAACCAAACACATAGATCCACAAATAAAAGATGAATTCATAAAAAAAGGAGCAAAATTCTATGATAACACACATCTTGATTCATTAATCAAAAAATGTGATCTTATCGTAGCTGCAACAAACAACACACAACTTAATGATGAAATAGCAAAAAAAGCCCAGGATAAACTAATAAACTGTGCAAGTAACATAGAACTTAGTAATGTAATCGTACCTTCTACATTTAAAATAGGAGATGTAACAGTATCACTATATACAGGATCAAAAAGTCCACTAATGGCAAAGAAACTAAGAAAAAAAATACAACAAACAATCACAACAAAAGACATACTAAATATCAAACTACAAGAAAACATAAGAGACACACTTAAAAAAACAATACCCCAACAACAAGATCGTAAAAAATTCATGAAACAAATAACAACAAATTCTGAAATACAAAAATACCTAGATGAAAACAACCTACAAAAAGCAGAAGAAAAAGCACACAACCTACTAAAAGAATATAAATAA
- the hemA gene encoding glutamyl-tRNA reductase, with the protein MLVNLRIDFKIADIETMEASYEKLDQINEELHEKLNILEEVTLKTCNRYEIYLIVDEEVNIPTTTFIVEKNDMAINHILRLASGLESMIMGEDQILGQIKTARKNAIKNKTIGPKLEKLFTKAIHVGQSIRKNTHINEGGVSIGSGAVELLEEKYGSLEGKNVLIIGAGEMGTVVSKALLEKQTNAMVVANRTFDKAQALATELDGKAIRFDKLDDAFSNIDIVISATGAPHPIINRERLEKVVNSEHLKEMVLLDLANPRDIEDNVRELEVKLYNIDDLRYITDKNKEKRVQEAIKAEAIIDEETILLKDSLREMEITPILSSLNIEAEKIRKQELDKTLHMINTNEKDNKKIDKLTRSITEKMLFNIIANLKQAAKSDDKKTIEAAKKILIEYDTQ; encoded by the coding sequence ATGTTAGTAAATTTACGTATAGACTTTAAAATAGCTGACATAGAAACTATGGAAGCATCATATGAAAAACTTGACCAGATAAATGAAGAGTTACATGAAAAATTAAATATCCTCGAAGAAGTAACACTAAAAACATGTAACAGGTATGAAATCTACCTAATAGTAGATGAAGAAGTAAATATACCAACTACAACATTCATTGTAGAAAAAAATGATATGGCAATCAACCACATACTACGACTTGCATCAGGACTAGAATCAATGATCATGGGAGAAGATCAAATACTAGGACAAATTAAAACAGCACGTAAAAATGCAATAAAAAACAAGACAATAGGACCAAAACTTGAAAAACTCTTCACAAAAGCAATACATGTAGGACAATCCATACGAAAAAATACTCACATAAACGAAGGTGGAGTATCAATAGGAAGTGGAGCTGTTGAATTACTTGAAGAAAAATATGGATCACTTGAGGGTAAAAATGTACTAATTATCGGTGCAGGAGAAATGGGAACAGTAGTATCAAAAGCACTACTTGAAAAACAAACCAATGCAATGGTAGTAGCAAACCGTACATTTGACAAAGCACAAGCACTAGCAACAGAACTTGATGGAAAAGCAATACGTTTTGATAAACTTGATGATGCATTTTCAAACATTGATATAGTAATAAGTGCAACAGGAGCACCACATCCAATTATAAATAGAGAACGTCTTGAAAAAGTAGTAAACTCAGAACATCTTAAAGAAATGGTACTCCTAGATTTAGCAAATCCACGTGATATAGAAGATAACGTACGAGAACTAGAAGTTAAACTATATAACATAGATGATTTACGTTATATAACAGATAAAAACAAGGAAAAAAGAGTACAAGAAGCAATAAAAGCTGAAGCAATAATAGATGAAGAAACAATCCTACTAAAAGATAGTCTACGTGAAATGGAAATAACACCAATACTCTCATCACTAAATATTGAAGCTGAAAAAATCAGAAAACAAGAACTAGATAAGACACTACATATGATAAATACAAATGAAAAAGACAACAAAAAAATAGATAAACTTACACGAAGTATAACTGAAAAAATGCTCTTTAACATTATTGCAAATCTAAAACAAGCAGCAAAAAGTGATGATAAAAAAACTATTGAAGCTGCAAAAAAAATACTAATAGAATACGACACACAATAA
- a CDS encoding GTP cyclohydrolase III: MIQITLIQIDNYGPWTVTPGPRAEPDLQTLQSRLYGDLEREFGAHGGIVFFNRFDNLIAISNGMDYDDHKLIQDSIRNRYPITISMGVGSADTAYEAQKIATEMIQKGGGAQSASRCEVLNIDSLVDDDDSYVQIAHIDIDDVTGLLTDVETAFDTSIKVYEVLNALMVELSQIGGLCFFIGGDNYMAPSNNISDDILRDALERVDTKTGVRLKAGIGRSKTPAKAADMADIGLEDIRAGKVDDTVIIYDDRK, encoded by the coding sequence ATGATACAAATTACATTGATTCAAATAGATAATTATGGACCTTGGACTGTAACACCAGGACCAAGAGCTGAACCAGATTTACAAACATTACAATCAAGACTATATGGTGATTTAGAACGTGAATTTGGAGCACATGGAGGAATTGTATTTTTTAACAGATTTGATAATCTAATAGCTATAAGTAATGGTATGGATTATGATGATCATAAACTAATACAAGATTCAATACGTAACCGTTACCCAATAACTATAAGTATGGGTGTAGGATCAGCAGATACAGCATATGAAGCACAAAAAATAGCAACAGAAATGATCCAGAAAGGTGGAGGTGCACAAAGTGCATCTCGATGTGAAGTACTAAATATAGATTCACTAGTAGATGATGATGATAGCTATGTTCAAATTGCACATATTGATATTGATGATGTAACAGGACTATTAACTGATGTTGAAACAGCATTTGATACATCAATTAAGGTATATGAAGTACTTAATGCATTGATGGTAGAATTAAGTCAGATTGGAGGACTTTGCTTCTTTATTGGTGGAGATAATTATATGGCACCGTCAAATAATATATCAGATGACATTTTACGTGATGCATTAGAACGTGTTGATACTAAAACTGGTGTTAGACTTAAAGCTGGTATAGGACGATCTAAAACACCTGCAAAGGCAGCTGACATGGCAGATATTGGTCTTGAGGATATACGAGCAGGTAAGGTAGATGATACTGTAATTATATATGATGATCGTAAATAA
- the cofD gene encoding 2-phospho-L-lactate transferase yields the protein MITVLSGGTGTPKLLQGIKEVVKPEDLTIIVNTLENNYFSGVYVAADIDTVMYTMADLINDEFWYGQKDDTFTTHETLEKIGYHETLKIGDKDRAIKIQKTELMKKYSLQEAIKIQKDALKIKSTILPMSNEQSNVKIKTTDAIMDFHEFLIENQSKPEVIDVMYEPVTPASGVIEAIENSDQVIIGPSNPITSINPIIQMPGVIKALKKVHTTAVSPFIGETVVSGPAAKFMKALGFPVNPVGVAQIYKDFLNHYIINTSDDKYINIIDENITKVSLDNIILKTIDDKINLAHKILL from the coding sequence ATGATCACAGTATTATCAGGTGGAACAGGAACACCAAAACTACTTCAAGGAATAAAAGAAGTAGTAAAACCGGAAGATTTAACAATTATTGTAAATACTCTTGAAAATAACTACTTCTCAGGTGTATATGTTGCAGCAGATATTGATACAGTAATGTATACAATGGCAGATTTAATAAATGATGAATTTTGGTATGGACAAAAAGATGACACATTCACAACTCATGAAACACTAGAAAAAATAGGATATCATGAAACTCTAAAAATAGGGGATAAAGATCGTGCAATAAAAATTCAGAAAACAGAACTTATGAAAAAATATTCACTACAAGAAGCTATAAAAATACAAAAAGATGCACTTAAAATAAAATCTACAATCTTACCTATGAGTAATGAACAATCAAATGTAAAAATTAAAACTACAGATGCTATTATGGATTTTCATGAATTTCTAATAGAAAATCAATCAAAACCTGAAGTAATAGATGTGATGTATGAACCTGTCACACCAGCAAGTGGTGTTATTGAAGCAATTGAAAATAGTGATCAGGTAATAATAGGACCATCAAATCCTATAACATCAATAAATCCAATAATACAAATGCCAGGAGTTATAAAAGCACTTAAAAAAGTACATACAACAGCAGTATCACCATTTATAGGAGAAACAGTAGTATCAGGACCTGCAGCAAAATTCATGAAAGCCCTAGGTTTTCCTGTTAATCCGGTTGGAGTAGCTCAAATATATAAAGACTTTCTTAATCATTATATAATAAATACTAGCGATGATAAATATATAAATATAATTGATGAAAATATCACAAAAGTATCTTTAGATAATATTATACTAAAAACAATTGATGATAAAATTAATCTAGCACATAAAATACTTTTATAA
- the cofE gene encoding coenzyme F420-0:L-glutamate ligase: protein MKIEVVGIEDIPIIKKDDNLEEIIYEAIEKNGIKIHDDDIFVVAETVVAKAEGNLVKLENVTPTMEAYKMAEVSGKDPKQCQVILDNTVNVIKCLPGLIITETPYGFICANSAVDNSNCEEGYITPLPVDPDLSAQKIKKYLDEKSGKKTAVIISDTQGRPWRVGAMGVAVGISGMHPCTDFRGMVDLYGQPLQSTIEATADELASAASLIMGQADSGLCVVLIRGYNLTNVACNIGESMISEILRDPENDAFR from the coding sequence ATGAAAATTGAGGTAGTGGGAATAGAAGATATTCCAATAATAAAAAAAGATGATAATCTTGAAGAAATAATATATGAAGCAATAGAAAAAAATGGAATTAAAATACATGATGATGATATATTTGTAGTAGCAGAAACTGTAGTTGCAAAAGCTGAGGGAAACCTGGTAAAACTTGAGAATGTAACACCAACAATGGAAGCTTATAAAATGGCAGAAGTTTCAGGAAAAGATCCAAAACAATGCCAAGTAATACTAGATAACACAGTAAATGTAATAAAATGTCTACCAGGTCTTATAATTACAGAAACACCATATGGATTTATATGTGCAAATTCAGCAGTAGATAATAGTAACTGTGAAGAAGGATATATAACACCACTACCTGTTGATCCAGATTTAAGTGCTCAGAAAATCAAAAAATACTTAGATGAAAAAAGTGGTAAAAAAACTGCTGTAATAATATCAGATACCCAGGGAAGACCATGGCGTGTAGGAGCAATGGGTGTGGCTGTTGGTATTAGTGGTATGCATCCATGCACTGATTTTAGAGGAATGGTAGATTTATATGGACAACCTCTTCAAAGTACAATTGAAGCAACAGCAGATGAACTAGCATCAGCAGCATCACTTATTATGGGACAAGCAGATAGTGGATTATGTGTAGTATTAATACGTGGATATAATCTTACAAATGTAGCATGTAATATTGGCGAATCAATGATAAGTGAAATACTAAGAGACCCAGAAAATGATGCATTTAGATAA
- the mmp11 gene encoding methanogenesis marker protein 11, which produces METLTPSQLKEKYDDDWITPYHEIITITDDDEQKVELIEYHPCPIGSDWMITQYMRTSPLIIDAHRDGNKHTYIVKCGHVDLELKPSFQAAGISDVIIDDDEIKIVHAGLAGAGVGAAFCRGKASGVKRVEIYEKGGGSKVGRAAVVTPKYKKVIIGLDDTDIPTQGATWTLANNIANEIQNEKGYKYLEHITCQLFPENPNKTKNCVSIILTFAVKPEDEEDLIQTIKTKLENKTLSDKTAFVVYDKLDVPQDVQNYAIEAKQSMKSLDEAQKIAEDNGIRVEYITGKEGLIGALAALGLYNNPDEYAKVYGKGSEN; this is translated from the coding sequence ATGGAAACTTTAACACCTTCTCAATTAAAAGAAAAATATGATGATGACTGGATAACACCATATCATGAAATAATCACAATAACTGATGATGATGAGCAAAAAGTTGAACTAATAGAATATCACCCATGTCCCATAGGATCTGACTGGATGATAACACAATATATGCGAACAAGTCCACTAATAATAGATGCTCATCGTGATGGAAATAAACACACATACATCGTAAAATGTGGACATGTAGATTTAGAACTTAAACCAAGTTTTCAAGCAGCAGGAATAAGTGATGTAATAATTGATGATGATGAAATAAAAATAGTACATGCAGGACTAGCTGGTGCAGGTGTTGGAGCAGCATTTTGTCGAGGAAAAGCATCTGGTGTAAAAAGAGTTGAAATATATGAAAAAGGTGGAGGATCCAAGGTAGGACGTGCAGCAGTAGTAACACCAAAATATAAAAAAGTTATAATAGGACTAGATGATACAGACATACCAACACAAGGAGCAACATGGACACTTGCAAATAATATTGCAAATGAAATCCAAAATGAGAAAGGATACAAATACCTAGAACATATCACATGTCAACTATTTCCTGAAAATCCAAATAAGACAAAAAACTGTGTATCAATAATACTAACATTTGCAGTAAAACCAGAAGATGAAGAAGATCTAATACAAACAATTAAAACTAAACTAGAAAATAAAACATTATCAGATAAAACAGCATTTGTAGTATATGATAAACTAGATGTTCCTCAAGATGTTCAAAATTATGCAATAGAAGCAAAACAATCAATGAAATCATTAGATGAAGCTCAAAAAATAGCAGAAGATAATGGTATAAGAGTTGAATATATAACAGGAAAAGAAGGTCTAATTGGAGCTCTTGCAGCATTAGGATTATATAATAATCCAGATGAATATGCAAAAGTATATGGAAAAGGTAGTGAAAACTAA
- the ribH gene encoding 6,7-dimethyl-8-ribityllumazine synthase, which translates to MIKIGAVVAEFNFDITSMMLELAKQHAKFLDAEITETIVVPGVFDMPIAIKKMLDDGNVDAVITLGCVIEGDTDHDQVVVAQASRLIADLSLQYNKPVTLGISGPGMTRLEAHKRVEYGKRAVEAAVKLVKVLE; encoded by the coding sequence ATGATTAAAATAGGAGCAGTAGTAGCAGAATTTAACTTTGACATAACAAGTATGATGTTAGAGCTTGCAAAACAACATGCAAAATTCCTTGATGCAGAAATAACAGAAACAATAGTAGTACCAGGAGTATTTGACATGCCAATAGCAATAAAGAAAATGTTAGATGATGGAAATGTAGATGCTGTAATTACACTTGGATGTGTAATTGAAGGTGACACAGACCATGATCAAGTTGTTGTAGCACAAGCATCACGTTTAATTGCAGATTTATCACTACAATATAACAAACCTGTAACACTTGGTATTTCAGGACCTGGTATGACAAGACTTGAAGCTCATAAAAGAGTTGAATATGGAAAACGTGCTGTTGAAGCTGCAGTAAAACTTGTAAAAGTACTAGAGTAA